A single Amphiprion ocellaris isolate individual 3 ecotype Okinawa chromosome 15, ASM2253959v1, whole genome shotgun sequence DNA region contains:
- the wasf2 gene encoding wiskott-Aldrich syndrome protein family member 2 → MPLVTRNIEPRHVCRQTIPSSIRSELECVTNISLANIIRQLGSLSKYAEDVFGELFVQAGEFAVRVHTLGERVDRLQVKVTQLDPKEEEVSLQAITTRKAFRSSLTQDQQLFTRPSLPMPVQDTYTTCDPPPPLNHLSQYRDDGKEALKFYTDPSYFFDLWKEKMLQDTKDIMKEKRKHRKEKKDHLNQRTLNPRKIKTRREEWERRKMGEEFVVPKNELMNSSEGLNGSIGSGEGFTSDCLDQSTGSYAYDPGSPLPPPGPDDFLPPPPPDMAYNDGQYGAPAQKRVSVLSPNHPPPAPPMASPPPNSRPNLAPPPAPPPPPPPGGFGVPPPPPGFDTPPSPPPPSSSPTAYPSPPAPPPPPSMSAVAPPPPPMPAGGGPPPPPPPPPPPGPPPPSFNNSAPPPAGGGSAPSSGPKPAPAPEPAGDARSDLLQAIRQGFNLRKVEAQREQEKRDHFGNDVAAILSRRIAVECSDSEDDSSEFDDDEWSD, encoded by the exons ATGCCTTTGGTGACGAGGAATATAGAGCCGCGGCATGTGTGTCGCCAGACCATCCCTTCCAGCATTCGCAGTGAACTGGAATGTGTCACCAATATCAGCCTGGCTAACATCATCCGCCAGCTCGGCAGCCTCA gcaaATATGCAGAGGATGTGTTTGGGGAGCTTTTTGTCCAGGCTGGAGAATTTGCCGTCAGAGTGCACACACTGGGAGAGAGAGTGGATCGTCTGCAGGTTAAAGTCACCCAGCTGGACCCCAAAGAAGAAGAGG TTTCTCTGCAGGCCATCACCACCCGTAAGGCTTTCCGCAGCAGTCTGACCCAGGACCAGCAGCTGTTCACCAGGCCGTCTCTGCCAATGCCTGTACAAGACACCTACACGACGTGTGATCCGCCTCCACCGCTCAACCATCTCAGCCAATACCG GGATGATGGAAAGGAGGCCCTGAAGTTTTACACTGATCCTTCCTACTTCTTTGACTTGTGGAAGGAGAAGATGCTGCAGGACACCAAGGACATCATGAAAGAGAAACGCAAACACAGa aaggagaagaaagaccATCTGAACCAACGGACTCTGAATCCTCgaaagatcaagaccaggagGGAAGAATGGGAACGGCGTAAGATGGGAGAGGAGTTTGTCGTACCAAAGAATGAACTGAT GAATTCCTCTGAGGGTCTGAATGGCAGTATTGGGTCTGGGGAGGGCTTCACTTCTGATTGCCTTGACCAGAGTACAGGCTCGTATGCTTACGATCCCGGCTCCCCTCTGCCTCCGCCTGGTCCCGATGATTTCctgcctcctccacctccagacATGGC GTACAATGATGGACAGTACGGAGCACCAGCTCAGAAGCGTGTCAGCGTGCTGAGTCCGAACCACCCACCTCCGGCTCCCCCCATGGCTTCTCCTCCGCCCAACTCCCGCCCGAATCTTGCCCCTCCCCCTgcacctcctccccctcctccacccgGTGGTTTTGGGgttcccccacctcccccagGCTTCGACACcccaccttctcctcctccgcCGTCCTCTTCTCCCACTGCCTATCCCTCCCCGCCTGccccccctcctccaccctctATGTCCGCTGTtgctcctccaccaccacctaTGCCCGCAGGTGGTggtccaccacctcctcctcctcctccaccgccCCCTGGTCCTCCTCCACCATCTTTTAATAATTCTGCTCCTCCTCCCGCCGGTGGTGGGTCGGCACCGAGCTCTGGTCCTAAACCTGCACCTGCCCCAGAGCCTGCCGGTGATGCTCGCAGTGACCTGCTGCAGGCTATCCGACAAG GTTTCAACCTGCGGAAGGTGGAGGCACAGCGGGAGCAGGAGAAGAGGGATCACTTTGGCAACGATGTGGCTGCCATCCTGTCACGTCGTATTGCTGTAGAGTGCAGCGACAGCGAGGATGACTCTTCAGAGTTTGATGATGACGAGTGGTCCGATTGA
- the gpr3 gene encoding G protein-coupled receptor 3, with protein MILNASDLGWDESSGAEPLFPADQLDSPPPYEVPPLTVWGVALCVSGTLIAAENAIVVTTILATPSLRAPVFLLLASLGLADLLAGVALILHFLFLFCVEPNDWSELLTSGLLVTSLTASLCSLMGVALDRYLSLSHALTYGSGQSRRRAAILLLLVWLGAGVIGAGPAMGWHCLEEPNSCSVARPLTRTYLSLLCGGFLVVVVVTLQLYAGICRVARRHAHAIATQRHFLPSNQPYASKHSSGRGFSRLILVLSVFVGCWMPFSLWGLLGDASSPPLYTYATLVPAAGSSLLNPILYSLRNKDIRKVLLNACCPHRYSHSTHIHYPVDV; from the coding sequence ATGATCCTGAACGCCTCAGACCTGGGCTGGGATGAGTCCTCAGGTGCTGAACCCTTGTTCCCAGCGGACCAGCTGGACAGCCCACCTCCATATGAAGTCCCTCCTCTCACGGTGTGGGGAGTGGCCCTCTGTGTTTCAGGAACCCTCATCGCCGCTGAGAACGCCATCGTCGTCACCACCATCCTGGCCACCCCGTCTCTTCGCGCCCCGGTCTTCTTGCTGCTCGCCAGCCTCGGACTGGCTGACCTCCTGGCAGGTGTGGCCCTCATCCTgcacttcctcttcctgttctGCGTGGAGCCCAATGATTGGTCGGAGCTGCTGACCTCGGGACTGCTGGTGACCTCGCTGACCGCCTCGCTCTGTAGCCTCATGGGTGTCGCCCTGGACAGATACCTGTCCCTGAGCCACGCCCTCACCTACGGCTCTGGCCAATCGCGTCGCAGAGCCGCCAtcctcctgctgctggtctGGTTGGGCGCCGGGGTCATCGGGGCGGGACCGGCGATGGGATGGCACTGTCTGGAGGAGCCAAACTCCTGCTCTGTAGCACGACCTCTGACTCGGACCTATCTGTCGCTGCTGTGTGGTGGCTTCCTCGTGGTTGTCGTGGTAACCCTGCAATTGTACGCCGGTATCTGCCGCGTGGCGAGGCGGCATGCCCACGCCATCGCCACCCAGAGGCACTTCCTCCCCTCCAACCAGCCATATGCAAGCAAACACAGCAGCGGGAGGGGCTTCTCTCGCTTGATCCTGGTCCTCAGCGTGTTTGTGGGCTGCTGGATGCCTTTCTCGCTGTGGGGGCTGCTGGGAGATGCGTCCAGccctcctctgtacacctaTGCCACCTTGGTGCCAGCAGCAGGCAGTTCCCTGCTGAACCCCATACTCTACAGTCTGAGAAACAAAGACATTCGCAAGGTGCTGCTCAACGCCTGCTGCCCACACAGATACTCTcacagcacacacatacactaccctGTTGATGTGTAG
- the cd164l2 gene encoding CD164 sialomucin-like 2 protein yields MQQLAMKVLCSTLILLLVVPSVYSQSDCSQAQSCDQCVGDLFINVTSCVWRLCPNGNDTGTCMTDQGDAADSGTGCGWTRISELCPLVEAAGKSDSDCAQAQSCDLCVGDPMLNPTGCVWRLCPNGNDTGVCVTDKGDVADSSNDCSWTRDSGLCPLVETVAVVGVDKGDSGDGQNPRPQLSQAKFSMPSFIGGIVLVLIVQAGVLIAMRFLKSKEKTNYDPIE; encoded by the exons ATGCAGCAATTGGCCATGAAGGTCCTTTGTTCCACTTTGATCCTTCTGTTGGTGGTTCCATCTGTGTATTCACAGTCAG ATTGTTCTCAGGCCCAGTCATGTGACCAGTGCGTCGGAGACTTATTTATCAACGTGACAAGCTGCGTCTGGAGGCTTTGTCCAAATG GTAATGATACAGGCACATGTATGACTGATCAGGGAGATGCAGCAGACAGCGGTACGGGCTGCGGCTGGACCAGGATTTCTGAACTGTGCCCAC TTGTCGAGGCTGCTGGTAAAAGTGACTCag ATTGTGCTCAAGCCCAGTCATGTGACCTGTGTGTCGGAGACCCCATGCTCAACCCGACAGGCTGCGTCTGGAGGCTTTGTCCAAatg GTAACGATACAGGCGTGTGTGTGACTGATAAGGGCGACGTAGCAGACAGCAGCAACGACTGCAGCTGGACCAGAGATTCTGGTCTTTGCCCAC ttgtcgagactgttgctgttgttggaGTAGATAAAGGTGACTCAG GTGATGGACAAAATCCACGCCCTCAGCTCTCCCAGGCCAAGTTCAGCATGCCCAGCTTCATAGGAGGCATCGTGCTTGTTCTGATCGTGCAGGCAGGCGTCCTCATCGCCATGCGCTTCCTGAAGTCCAAAGAGAAGACCAACTATGACCCCAT AGAGTAG
- the sytl1 gene encoding synaptotagmin-like protein 1: MEERLDSSLDLSHLTEEEQSSILEVLQRDLELRHRDEGRVRILEQTETDPARLRFLSGAWFSEERSKRHRSQSSGCDLVCATIRHRKTKSRDLPLNELFNGEREETTNNSNTSPEAEERLKDSKEDEIEGIEGNLKSIPAPRTNIPLVQDDQNRNGSASPKECERRSNGHSEEPEDDLTDGHSGDSDSLSSSLTEPDPASLKTSSSTSSLHSAYTLSGSMMSLFSSGDFGVVEVRGRIQYSLVYDTQKEELQVRVYRCEDIASARKNRSDPYVKIYLLPDKSNHSKKKTAVKKKTLNPVYDQTLRYKVRIGELRSRTLNLSVWHAEPLGRNVFLGEVEVSLGLWDWTCMQPLWQDLQPRVYLSPDSINSRGNIMLSIKFIPDGFEGGGLPLTGELHIWLREAQGLLSNKGGAVDSFVRSYILPDASRQSGQKTRVVKRSISPTYNHTMVYDGFQTSDLREACAELTVWHREGLKTHILGGIRLSCGSGQSYGEAVSWMDSTEEEVTVWTSMIENPNHWIDTTLPIRTNLTHRSE; the protein is encoded by the exons ATGGAGGAGCGGCTTGACTCATCTCTGGACCTGAGCCACCTGACGGAGGAGGAGCAGTCCTCCATCCTGGAGGTTTTACAACGTGACTTGGAGTTACGTCATCGTGATGAAGGCCGCGTAAG GATCCTCGAGCAGACGGAGACAGATCCGGCACGGCTGCGCTTCCTCTCGGGCGCATGGTTCAGCGAGGAGCGCAGCAAACGCCACCGCAGTCAATCTTCGGGCTGCGACCTGGTCTGCGCCACAATACGCCACAGAAAGACCAAGAGCAGAG ATTTGCCCCTAAATGAACTGTTCAACGGAGAGCGAGAGGAAACcaccaacaacagcaacacgTCTCCCGAGGCAGAAGAAAGACTGAAGGACAGCAAAGAAGATGAGATTGAAGG gatTGAAGGAAATTTGAAGTCTATCCCTGCACCCAGAACAAACATTCCTCTAGTTCAG GATGACCAGAATAGAAATGGTTCCGCGTCACCCAAAG AATGCGAAAGGAGAAGTAATGGCCACTCAGAGGAGCCTGAG gatGACTTGACTGACGGTCACAGTGGAGACAGTGACTCTCTGAGCAGCAGCCTGACAGAACCAGATCCAGCGTCTCTGAAAACAAGCAGCTCCACCAGCAGCCTTCACTCGGCCTATACG ctCAGTGGAAGCATGATGAGTCTGTTCAGCTCGGGGGATTTCGGAGTGGTGGAGGTGAGGGGCCGCATCCAGTACTCATTGGTTTACGACACCCAGAAGGAGGAGCTGCAAGTCAGAGTGTATCGCTGCGAGGACATTGCTTCAGCACGCAAGAATCGTTCCGACCC ATATGTAAAAATCTATCTCTTGCCAGACAAGTCAAATCACAGTAAGAAGAAGActgcagtgaagaagaagaCACTAAACCCAGTCTACGATCAGACACTCCGA TATAAAGTGCGGATCGGCGAGCTGCGCAGCAGGACTTTGAACCTCTCCGTGTGGCATGCCGAGCCCCTGGGGAGGAACGTGTTTCTGGGGGAGGTGGAGGTTTCTCTGGGGCTCTGGGACTGGACCTGCATGCAGCCGCTGTGGCAGGACCTGCAGCCGCGG GTTTATCTGAGCCCAGACTCCATTAACAGTCGAGGGAACATCATGCTCTCTATTAAATTCATCCCAGATGGATTCGAGG GTGGCGGTCTGCCTCTGACAGGAGAGCTCCACATCTGGCTTCGGGAGGCTCAAGGTCTCCTGTCCAACAAAGGAGGCGCTGTAGACTCCTTTGTGAGAAG CTACATACTCCCAGACGCCAGTCGACAGAGCGGTCAGAAGACGCGGGTGGTGAAGCGCTCCATCAGCCCGACCTATAACCACACCATGGTGTACGACGGCTTCCAGACCAGCGACCTGAGAGAGGCCTGCGCTGAGCTTACCGTCTGGCACCGCGAAGGGTTAAAGACACATATCTTAGGAGGGATCCGTCTGAGCTGTGGAAGCG GTCAGAGTTACGGTGAGGCTGTCAGCTGGATGGACTCCACAGAAGAGGAAGTTACTGTGTGGACCTCCATGATCGAAAACCCAAACCACTGGATCGACACAACACTGCCAATCAGAACTAACCTCACACATCGGTCCGAGTGA